A stretch of the Thermoanaerobacterales bacterium genome encodes the following:
- a CDS encoding redox-sensing transcriptional repressor Rex, with amino-acid sequence MKALRIPEATIQRLSIYSRFLERLEKKGIITVSSGEIAKGVGVSPAQVRKDLAYFGEFGTRGVGYNVKDLIHYILKILGLTKPWPVVLVGAGNLGTALCTYRGFKDRGFNIIGVFDNDLTKIGKRIQELEVLPLERLPEVTANHDIRLGIIAVPETAVQEVADALVKAGIQALLTFGPVVLDLPEDVIVRNVDLAVKLEILTFNLTFREMHAAL; translated from the coding sequence GTGAAGGCGCTAAGGATTCCGGAGGCGACGATTCAAAGGCTTTCCATTTATTCGCGGTTCCTTGAACGGCTGGAGAAAAAGGGGATTATCACAGTCTCCTCCGGAGAAATCGCCAAAGGGGTGGGGGTCAGTCCCGCGCAGGTACGGAAGGATCTGGCCTATTTCGGCGAGTTCGGTACGCGCGGGGTCGGCTATAACGTCAAGGATCTCATCCACTATATCCTGAAGATCCTTGGATTGACCAAACCCTGGCCGGTCGTCCTGGTCGGTGCGGGCAACCTGGGAACGGCCCTTTGCACGTATCGCGGGTTTAAAGACCGGGGGTTCAATATCATCGGCGTTTTCGACAACGACCTCACGAAGATCGGTAAGCGCATTCAGGAATTGGAGGTCCTGCCCCTGGAACGTTTGCCGGAGGTCACCGCCAACCACGATATCCGGCTGGGGATCATCGCCGTGCCGGAAACGGCGGTGCAGGAGGTCGCGGACGCCCTGGTCAAGGCCGGTATTCAGGCGCTTCTGACCTTCGGGCCGGTCGTCCTCGATCTTCCGGAGGATGTCATCGTCCGTAATGTCGACCTGGCGGTGAAACTGGAAATCCTGACCTTCAATCTGACCTTCCGCGAGATGCATGCCGCTCTCTAA